Proteins encoded by one window of Ruminococcaceae bacterium R-25:
- a CDS encoding tryptophanyl-tRNA synthetase, with protein MDRLLTGLQPSGSLTIGNYAGGISQVVNYQKDYETLLFVPDMHAITVPQDPEALHRNIINAIAMYIACGVDPDLPNMHIYIQSENLYHANLSWIFECHTPHGDLTRMHQFKAKSALHEAFTEGLVTYPDLMAADILLYDPKYVPTGIDQKQHVELARNLAIRFNNRYGELFKIPEPLIPTIGAKIRDLQTPTQKMSKSTDNPKASVFLSDPEKTIRKKIMSAVTDSDGIIKFDEDEKPGVSNLLTIYSVFTGCTIEDAVAKFEGGGYGDLKKAVADAVVEKVVPFQEKYNEVINSGIINDILDAGRDYTNEIAKEKYELVRKAVGFGRI; from the coding sequence ATGGACAGATTACTTACGGGCCTTCAGCCCAGCGGTTCGCTTACGATCGGAAATTATGCGGGTGGCATCTCGCAGGTCGTAAACTATCAGAAAGACTATGAGACATTGCTCTTCGTCCCTGATATGCATGCAATCACAGTACCCCAGGATCCTGAGGCTCTGCACAGGAACATCATCAACGCAATCGCAATGTATATCGCTTGCGGCGTCGATCCGGATCTTCCCAACATGCACATCTACATTCAGTCGGAGAATCTCTATCACGCAAATCTGTCCTGGATCTTCGAATGCCACACACCTCACGGCGATCTTACGAGAATGCATCAGTTCAAGGCTAAGTCAGCACTTCACGAAGCTTTCACAGAAGGCCTCGTAACATATCCTGACCTTATGGCAGCTGATATCCTTCTCTACGATCCTAAGTACGTTCCTACCGGAATCGACCAAAAGCAGCACGTTGAGCTCGCAAGAAACCTCGCTATCAGGTTCAATAACCGTTACGGCGAACTTTTCAAGATCCCTGAGCCCCTGATCCCTACGATCGGCGCCAAGATCCGTGACCTTCAGACTCCTACACAGAAGATGAGCAAGTCCACAGATAACCCGAAGGCATCTGTCTTCCTCTCTGATCCTGAGAAGACGATCAGAAAGAAGATCATGAGCGCAGTTACTGACTCAGACGGCATCATCAAGTTCGACGAGGACGAGAAGCCCGGCGTATCCAACCTTCTTACGATCTACTCAGTATTCACAGGCTGTACGATCGAAGATGCAGTTGCCAAGTTCGAAGGCGGCGGTTACGGCGACCTCAAGAAGGCAGTTGCAGACGCAGTTGTTGAAAAGGTCGTTCCTTTCCAGGAAAAGTACAACGAAGTAATTAACAGCGGCATCATCAACGATATTCTTGACGCAGGCCGCGATTATACAAACGAGATCGCAAAGGAAAAGTACGAGCTCGTAAGAAAGGCAGTCGGATTCGGCAGGATCTGA
- a CDS encoding transcriptional regulator with XRE-family HTH domain has protein sequence MVEFGEQLRRAREAKGMTQQSLAEQLYVTRQSVSRWECGDRYPDLLTTTKIAQILEVSLDDLLSGKEMEKVVERNPVVENKTANNIMIALYAVALIGLIVPMLNAMLTRDMGIDILTSTVVVTLIAFALKVFAFGYGLVNAIKGSLSPKRMGAVIGAFFTAMCITSAETLTRVFPRNILSVEFKNGDFLNVTAIFVLLMLPGILGTLATFFFFMKNSKHKIWPVFIMLTSSWLILMQAVSTGTMLTRYNESYTLQNTLSLILNIAVYALIIYQTITLLKKRKLAAQAQAAA, from the coding sequence ATGGTCGAATTTGGCGAACAGTTAAGAAGAGCAAGAGAAGCAAAGGGGATGACGCAGCAGTCTCTGGCAGAACAGTTATATGTAACAAGACAATCTGTTTCCAGATGGGAGTGCGGCGACCGTTACCCTGACCTTCTTACTACCACAAAGATTGCTCAGATCCTTGAAGTGAGCCTTGACGACCTTTTATCCGGAAAAGAAATGGAAAAAGTAGTAGAAAGAAATCCTGTAGTTGAGAACAAGACTGCAAACAACATCATGATCGCGCTCTATGCAGTGGCGCTCATCGGTTTGATCGTGCCTATGCTCAATGCCATGCTGACGCGTGATATGGGTATAGACATTCTTACTTCAACCGTTGTAGTAACCCTGATCGCATTTGCTCTTAAAGTTTTTGCTTTTGGTTATGGATTGGTCAACGCTATAAAAGGTTCCCTGTCACCCAAAAGAATGGGAGCAGTCATCGGAGCATTTTTCACAGCCATGTGCATTACAAGCGCAGAAACCTTAACGAGGGTATTTCCTCGCAACATTCTCAGTGTGGAATTTAAGAACGGGGATTTTCTCAATGTCACTGCAATCTTTGTACTCCTGATGTTACCGGGAATTCTCGGTACTCTTGCAACGTTCTTCTTTTTCATGAAGAACAGCAAGCATAAGATCTGGCCTGTGTTTATCATGCTGACATCTTCCTGGCTGATACTGATGCAGGCCGTCAGCACGGGTACGATGCTTACCAGATACAACGAGTCTTATACATTGCAGAACACACTCAGCCTGATCCTCAACATTGCGGTTTATGCCCTGATCATCTATCAGACGATTACGCTTCTGAAGAAAAGGAAGCTCGCAGCACAGGCACAGGCGGCCGCATAA
- a CDS encoding septum formation protein → MNTVDSFKNNKRIILASASPRRRELLSLVTDNFEVLTADVDERAAEIKMEEDGVPALRVSEHLAEIKAKAVYDTLTEEEKENSIVIGADTSVILDNIIFGKPADREEAVNMLSLLSGHTHVVATGVCVFAGQEKLVFTEETLVEFNELDDYQKALIEAYIDTGSPFDKAGGYGIQDMGALLVKGIDGDYANVVGFPVSRLARELSNMVK, encoded by the coding sequence ATGAATACTGTGGATTCTTTCAAGAATAACAAGAGAATAATCCTAGCAAGCGCGTCTCCCAGGAGGCGCGAATTGCTGTCTTTGGTTACCGATAATTTCGAAGTCCTGACAGCTGATGTCGATGAAAGAGCAGCAGAGATAAAGATGGAAGAAGACGGGGTTCCGGCCCTTAGAGTCAGCGAGCATCTTGCCGAGATAAAGGCAAAGGCTGTTTACGACACTTTAACTGAAGAAGAGAAAGAAAACTCTATAGTGATCGGCGCCGATACTTCGGTCATTCTGGACAACATCATTTTCGGAAAACCTGCAGACAGGGAAGAGGCGGTAAACATGTTATCGCTCCTTTCAGGTCACACGCATGTGGTCGCGACCGGAGTGTGTGTTTTCGCAGGTCAGGAAAAGCTCGTATTTACCGAAGAAACACTAGTTGAATTCAACGAATTGGACGACTACCAGAAGGCCCTTATCGAAGCTTATATCGACACGGGATCGCCTTTCGATAAGGCCGGCGGATACGGCATTCAGGATATGGGCGCGCTCCTGGTCAAAGGCATCGACGGAGACTATGCGAACGTCGTCGGATTCCCCGTCTCAAGACTGGCAAGAGAACTATCAAACATGGTAAAATAA
- a CDS encoding spore photoproduct lyase, with product MRFTHIYVEERAFEFPLTNEILAKLTDASVIKIRHYKDVFDRKRQNSVLQRNHRSLILAVRDGNRIFKGAPVCQSMGQKNFYYASSMMNCPFDCEYCYLKGMYPSSNMVVFVNLEDYRKDVCEKLKEGPMYVCASYDTDLLAMNGLTGHADFWTDLCLTHDDLLVELRTKAAPSVFKNVPNVIYAFTVSPEEVVSGFESGTAGIGARINAASKAIEAGVKVRLCFDPIIKIPDWEKAYGKLIAECVSSIDFGKLTDVSVGTFRISADYLNKMRKSYPDSKTAWYPYVIKDGVAQYEPDTDKAMQEYVSGLLEKHIGREKIFTWN from the coding sequence ATGAGATTTACTCATATCTACGTTGAGGAAAGAGCATTTGAGTTCCCTCTGACAAATGAGATCCTCGCAAAGCTCACGGACGCCAGCGTTATAAAGATCCGTCACTACAAAGATGTTTTCGACAGGAAGAGGCAGAACAGCGTTTTGCAAAGAAATCACCGCTCGCTGATCCTCGCAGTAAGGGACGGCAACAGGATCTTTAAGGGCGCGCCGGTGTGCCAGTCCATGGGGCAGAAGAATTTCTACTACGCGAGTTCCATGATGAACTGTCCTTTCGACTGCGAATACTGTTATCTCAAGGGCATGTATCCGTCTTCGAACATGGTCGTTTTCGTAAACCTGGAAGACTACAGAAAAGACGTCTGTGAGAAATTAAAAGAAGGGCCGATGTATGTCTGCGCTTCATATGACACTGATCTTCTCGCCATGAACGGCCTTACGGGACACGCTGATTTCTGGACAGATCTTTGCCTTACGCACGATGACCTCCTCGTGGAATTAAGGACCAAAGCAGCGCCGTCTGTTTTTAAGAATGTGCCAAACGTAATATATGCTTTTACCGTGTCGCCTGAAGAAGTCGTCTCAGGATTTGAGAGCGGCACGGCGGGTATCGGCGCGAGGATAAATGCTGCTTCAAAAGCAATTGAAGCGGGTGTAAAAGTCCGCCTTTGTTTCGACCCCATAATCAAGATCCCTGACTGGGAAAAGGCATACGGAAAGCTGATAGCTGAGTGTGTTTCTTCGATCGATTTCGGTAAGCTCACGGATGTCAGCGTCGGTACTTTCAGGATCTCGGCAGATTACTTAAACAAGATGCGCAAGTCATATCCTGATTCAAAGACCGCGTGGTATCCTTATGTAATAAAGGACGGCGTCGCACAGTACGAACCTGATACTGATAAGGCGATGCAGGAGTACGTTTCGGGACTTCTCGAAAAGCATATCGGAAGGGAGAAGATCTTCACATGGAATTAA
- a CDS encoding glutathione peroxidase, producing MSIYDYSVPTPKGEEISLRDYEGKVILIVNTATGCGFTPHYKPIEQMYEDLHDKGFEVIDIPCNQFAGQTPGTDEEIHEFCQLKYKTQFPQMKKSDVNGENALPLFKYLKEQKGFEGFGKGPTALVMSKMLAKSDKDYASKPDIKWNFTKFVVDRNGNVVKRFEPTADMKEVRAFVESLI from the coding sequence ATGTCCATATATGATTATTCAGTACCGACACCTAAGGGCGAGGAGATCTCTTTAAGAGATTACGAGGGTAAGGTTATCCTCATCGTAAATACTGCAACAGGCTGCGGCTTCACGCCTCACTATAAGCCGATCGAGCAGATGTATGAAGACCTTCACGACAAGGGATTCGAAGTTATCGACATTCCCTGCAACCAGTTCGCAGGACAGACACCCGGCACTGATGAAGAGATCCACGAGTTCTGCCAGCTAAAGTACAAGACACAGTTCCCTCAGATGAAGAAGTCTGATGTCAACGGTGAGAACGCACTTCCTCTGTTTAAATATCTTAAGGAGCAGAAGGGCTTCGAAGGATTCGGCAAGGGTCCCACAGCACTCGTTATGAGCAAGATGCTCGCAAAGAGCGACAAGGATTATGCGAGCAAGCCTGACATCAAGTGGAACTTCACGAAGTTCGTGGTAGACAGAAACGGCAATGTTGTTAAGCGTTTCGAACCTACAGCAGACATGAAGGAAGTAAGAGCTTTCGTTGAGAGCCTTATCTGA
- a CDS encoding pyruvate formate lyase activating enzyme codes for MILGGLQKLTLLDFPGNVACTVFTVGCNLRCPFCHNPALVFNPPEEYRISEDEFFAFLKKRQGILDGVAITGGEPLLHPDIGEFIAKIKSMGYKVKLDTNGTFPDRLEKILSEGNVDYVAMDVKNTFDKYAETVGIKNFDVELIKRSIKVIKDSGVAHEFRTTVVSPLHKAEDFEKIAGQVEGTENYFLQNFVDSGDLLNGEGLTELPREELEKALEGAKKIIPQAKIRGES; via the coding sequence ATGATCTTAGGCGGACTTCAGAAGTTAACACTTTTGGACTTCCCCGGGAACGTGGCTTGTACGGTATTTACCGTCGGCTGCAACTTGAGATGTCCCTTCTGCCACAACCCGGCATTGGTTTTCAATCCCCCGGAAGAGTACAGGATCAGCGAAGACGAGTTTTTCGCTTTTCTCAAGAAAAGACAGGGGATCCTTGACGGAGTTGCTATCACAGGCGGCGAACCGCTTCTGCATCCTGACATTGGTGAGTTTATCGCAAAGATCAAGTCGATGGGTTACAAGGTAAAGCTTGATACCAACGGTACGTTTCCGGACAGACTGGAGAAGATCCTCTCTGAAGGCAATGTCGATTATGTGGCGATGGACGTTAAGAACACCTTTGACAAGTATGCGGAGACTGTCGGGATCAAGAACTTCGATGTGGAACTCATCAAGAGGAGCATCAAGGTGATCAAGGACAGCGGAGTCGCCCACGAGTTCAGAACCACTGTGGTATCGCCCCTGCATAAGGCCGAAGATTTCGAAAAGATCGCAGGTCAGGTGGAAGGAACTGAGAATTACTTCCTCCAGAACTTCGTAGATTCAGGAGATCTTTTAAACGGCGAAGGGTTAACAGAGCTGCCGCGCGAAGAATTGGAAAAAGCTTTGGAAGGTGCAAAGAAAATAATACCGCAAGCAAAAATCCGCGGAGAGAGTTAA
- a CDS encoding nucleoside-diphosphate-sugar epimerase, which produces MAVKYLVSGGEGALGKTVISMLLQRGEKVRILMSELSDTRIYRNNPNIEICYGISTDKDSMIEFFDLDDPRSAVLFHTDEYVSLSDSTNLTMRRVNVIGAENIVDMCLKRKVGKLVYLSSAYALNPEVKGEDITIHFDRNKVEGEYAKSKAEAAAYVMEKVSLNRLNAVMVLPTFIIGPGYSEDYEINKVLNSYLNNGTIPPKEGGRAFVDVRDVANAMLTLADKGEPGAGYIVTGDYKTSSEFFKDVNEISGNDAPVKTASKLIMSKSLAKLVDFYYKITHKENPKEAYTLFSDNPDARFEDNSKGILPETTISFKDSLKDTIEGAQHGGVQAAAAAQTTTERKTSADAMDARLKQQQNVTSKAHAVSTSAETPMRPAHTRLAQAAAAKVAARAAEAEKEENKSISPLSTLKDPDEKLTSDEDEPKLNSETTFRFGGAPTKFTKVETPAPEKPKSIIPQAGSKPEAPKAPEVKAEPAKSIIPPAAPKSEPEKPIIPSQVPKAAPSPATKTEPINSAFKAPEPKAKAAPSAGFPRAGGFARPTTPAAPAASAPKAEPAPATKTEPINSAFKAPEPKEKPAPSAGFPRAGGFARPTTPAANAAPKTEPVKPINSAFKAPEPEKKAAPATSGFPRPSATPSAGIPRPSAAPSAGVSRPTGAPTGSTGSSGFGGSTLGNSSVNFPSPAAAPSAATKTEPINSAFKAPGASAASDPKPFKSSGNPTFGQPKEEPAKPSFGSQASGASAFANEPSVDDLFNDLEKEIESYGSSDGPVVPPGIFAPPPKPGQ; this is translated from the coding sequence ATGGCGGTTAAATATCTTGTATCAGGCGGCGAAGGCGCATTAGGAAAAACTGTAATCAGTATGCTTCTCCAGCGTGGAGAAAAAGTCAGAATCCTCATGAGCGAGCTCTCTGATACCAGGATCTATCGTAACAATCCGAACATCGAGATCTGCTACGGTATTTCCACTGACAAGGATTCCATGATCGAATTCTTCGATCTCGACGATCCCAGATCTGCAGTTCTTTTCCACACAGATGAGTATGTATCACTTTCTGATTCCACTAATCTCACGATGAGAAGAGTTAATGTAATCGGCGCTGAAAACATCGTCGATATGTGCCTTAAGCGTAAGGTCGGCAAGCTCGTTTACTTAAGCTCTGCCTATGCTCTTAATCCTGAGGTCAAGGGTGAAGATATCACGATCCATTTCGACCGTAACAAGGTTGAAGGTGAGTATGCCAAGTCCAAAGCAGAAGCAGCAGCTTATGTCATGGAGAAGGTATCACTCAACAGACTCAATGCGGTTATGGTACTGCCTACATTCATCATCGGCCCCGGCTATTCCGAAGACTATGAGATCAACAAGGTATTGAACAGTTATCTCAACAACGGAACGATCCCTCCGAAGGAAGGCGGACGCGCATTCGTCGACGTAAGAGATGTTGCTAACGCAATGCTTACATTGGCTGACAAGGGCGAGCCCGGCGCAGGTTATATCGTAACAGGCGACTATAAGACATCCAGCGAATTCTTCAAGGATGTTAACGAGATCAGCGGCAACGATGCACCTGTAAAGACAGCATCAAAGCTCATCATGAGCAAGTCACTCGCTAAGCTCGTTGATTTCTACTACAAGATAACTCACAAGGAGAATCCGAAGGAAGCTTATACTCTCTTCAGCGATAATCCGGACGCACGTTTCGAAGATAACAGCAAGGGCATCCTGCCTGAGACAACCATCAGCTTTAAGGATTCGCTTAAAGACACCATCGAAGGCGCGCAGCATGGCGGAGTTCAGGCTGCAGCTGCCGCACAGACAACAACAGAAAGAAAGACATCTGCTGATGCTATGGATGCAAGACTTAAGCAGCAGCAGAACGTTACTTCAAAAGCTCATGCCGTTTCAACCAGTGCCGAAACACCCATGAGACCTGCCCACACGAGACTCGCCCAGGCTGCAGCTGCAAAGGTTGCCGCAAGAGCCGCTGAAGCAGAGAAGGAAGAGAACAAGTCAATAAGCCCTCTGTCGACTCTGAAAGATCCTGATGAAAAACTCACTTCTGATGAAGACGAGCCTAAGCTCAACAGCGAGACAACTTTCAGATTCGGAGGTGCTCCCACAAAGTTTACGAAAGTTGAGACTCCCGCTCCTGAAAAGCCGAAGTCCATCATCCCGCAGGCAGGATCCAAGCCGGAAGCTCCCAAGGCTCCCGAAGTTAAGGCTGAACCTGCAAAATCGATAATCCCGCCCGCAGCTCCCAAGTCAGAGCCTGAAAAGCCGATAATTCCTTCTCAGGTTCCGAAGGCAGCACCTTCACCGGCTACAAAGACTGAGCCTATCAATTCTGCATTCAAGGCACCGGAACCTAAGGCGAAGGCAGCACCTTCTGCAGGTTTCCCGAGAGCAGGCGGATTTGCAAGGCCTACAACTCCTGCAGCTCCGGCAGCATCTGCTCCTAAGGCGGAGCCTGCACCGGCTACAAAGACTGAGCCCATCAATTCCGCATTCAAGGCACCGGAACCTAAGGAAAAGCCGGCACCTTCCGCTGGATTCCCGAGAGCAGGCGGATTTGCAAGACCTACAACACCTGCAGCTAATGCTGCTCCTAAGACAGAACCTGTAAAGCCTATTAATTCAGCATTCAAGGCACCCGAACCGGAAAAGAAGGCTGCTCCTGCAACTTCAGGATTCCCCAGACCGTCTGCAACTCCTTCAGCAGGAATTCCGAGACCTTCTGCTGCACCTTCAGCAGGTGTTTCAAGACCTACAGGCGCACCCACTGGTTCTACAGGATCTTCAGGATTTGGCGGAAGCACATTAGGAAATTCTTCAGTGAACTTCCCGAGTCCTGCAGCAGCACCTTCGGCAGCTACAAAGACAGAACCCATCAATTCAGCATTTAAGGCACCCGGCGCAAGCGCAGCTTCTGATCCTAAGCCTTTCAAGTCTTCCGGAAATCCCACTTTCGGACAGCCTAAGGAAGAACCTGCAAAGCCTTCATTCGGAAGTCAGGCATCCGGCGCTTCTGCTTTTGCAAACGAACCTTCGGTTGATGATCTTTTCAACGATCTCGAAAAGGAGATAGAGAGCTACGGTTCTTCTGACGGACCTGTTGTTCCGCCCGGAATCTTTGCTCCTCCGCCGAAGCCGGGTCAGTGA
- a CDS encoding DNA-binding MarR family transcriptional regulator, whose protein sequence is MKIDESMKLDSQLCFPLYAASRKVVNLYTPYLKPLGITYTQYIMFLVLWEKDGITVGELCRRLMLDTGTVTPMLKNTEKQGLIKRTRSEEDERVVVISLTDEGKALYKKARQIPEKIGSCVKLDKSEAVALYKILYKLLKE, encoded by the coding sequence ATGAAGATCGATGAATCCATGAAACTTGATTCGCAGCTTTGTTTTCCCCTCTATGCAGCGTCAAGAAAAGTGGTAAACTTATACACGCCCTATCTAAAGCCTTTGGGCATTACGTATACGCAATACATAATGTTTCTGGTGCTTTGGGAGAAGGACGGCATCACGGTTGGAGAGCTTTGCAGAAGGCTTATGCTCGACACCGGAACAGTTACTCCGATGCTCAAAAATACGGAGAAGCAGGGACTCATCAAGAGGACCAGAAGCGAAGAGGATGAGAGGGTAGTAGTCATCTCCCTCACGGATGAAGGCAAGGCACTTTATAAGAAGGCCAGACAGATTCCGGAAAAGATCGGCTCATGCGTGAAGCTCGATAAGAGTGAAGCGGTGGCACTATATAAGATTTTATATAAGCTCCTTAAAGAATGA
- a CDS encoding NADP-dependent 3-hydroxy acid dehydrogenase YdfG, with protein sequence MELKTAIVTGASSGIGLAIAKMLSSEGYKVYGIGRIFPEDADFFEKRLSLDIRDTDILLKKISEIKKVDLLVNAAGSAYYGLAEFNTADQIKEMCRVDLEAPMILTSALLPKLKDTKGMVINIASVTSTRINTHGAAYGALKAGLRSYGRSLYEEVRKTGIRVVTVCPDLTLGTKLYRNADFTPSEEEGCFLLPEDTAECVKSIINMREGAAVTEVEVRPQFNRIEKKKKG encoded by the coding sequence ATGGAATTAAAGACAGCGATCGTCACCGGAGCGTCATCCGGCATCGGACTTGCGATAGCAAAGATGCTCTCATCTGAAGGTTATAAGGTCTACGGCATCGGCAGGATCTTTCCTGAGGATGCGGACTTTTTCGAGAAGAGGTTGTCGTTAGATATACGAGATACGGATATTCTTTTAAAGAAAATATCTGAAATAAAGAAAGTCGACCTCCTGGTCAATGCTGCAGGTTCGGCTTACTACGGCCTTGCAGAGTTCAATACGGCTGACCAGATAAAGGAGATGTGCAGGGTAGACTTAGAGGCTCCCATGATCCTCACGTCTGCATTGCTTCCTAAGCTCAAGGACACAAAGGGCATGGTGATCAATATCGCATCAGTCACCTCAACGAGGATCAATACGCACGGCGCGGCATACGGCGCTCTGAAGGCAGGTCTTCGAAGCTACGGCAGAAGTCTTTACGAAGAGGTCAGGAAGACCGGTATCAGAGTCGTTACGGTCTGCCCGGATCTCACGCTCGGAACCAAGCTCTACAGGAACGCCGACTTCACGCCGTCTGAAGAAGAGGGCTGCTTCCTGCTCCCGGAAGATACCGCCGAGTGCGTCAAATCGATCATCAACATGCGTGAGGGCGCGGCCGTCACAGAGGTCGAAGTCAGACCCCAGTTCAACAGGATCGAGAAGAAGAAGAAAGGCTGA